In Lycium ferocissimum isolate CSIRO_LF1 chromosome 7, AGI_CSIRO_Lferr_CH_V1, whole genome shotgun sequence, the sequence AACACTCGATTTATCTCGTAGTTTCcaattatgatttcaaatcgcGTCTCAAACACTTTTCTAGGACATTAGGAGTACTTTACTCTATTCTGTTGAATGAAAGAAGCAATCATATCCCATCTTGATTAACCTTTTGTGATATGTCTTCTCCTTTCTGTTTTTGGAATATTTCACTTTTCCTTTAAGTGGTTTTCTTCCTTCAGACATATCcattttatatctttttatcTTGCTTTCTTTAAATTAAAGGATGGACATTAGAAAATTTGTGGTTGCCATCAAAGTACAACTACTGATGGACGAGTGTTCAAAAGAGCTCctgcttatatatagtagtgCTAGTATTACTTCGACAGATGATCTCCTAATGTGTTTGCTGTGCATCTTGTAGACAACAATCAACTAAACGGAAATAAAGTCATAATACTTTAAATTGTTTTCCCCCCAAAGGCGCTGTATCAAATTATCGCAAGAATACATGTGAAATTTAAGTGAGTTGTTTCACCATGGATTGAGAAAAACATCAATATTTAAAGCAATTTGACTTTTTGTTTGTTCCTTTTAGTTATAAGTCTACAGAACAAACACACCAAATTCCTATTTGAGAAGATCGTAACCTGAAATGTCTCGTGATCCAGACTGCACACATATGATATTACACTTAAACGAGTTGCTGGTTAAACTTACGCCCCACGTAAAAGTTGAATGGCTTGAGGCgtgaaaattaaagaccagcacaaaagaGGGACAGAAATGCAAATGACCCTTAATGAAAGTGACTATTTGTAcgttttttttccaattttaacTGGGTCGTTTGCACGATTGGCCTTTaaaggcattggtctttaatttttgtccctcaaaattgttaattttaattttttttaaaaaatcgcaCAATAGCTTGAGGTTATTTTGTTGAAAACTTaggcattaatttaaaaaataaaataaaactttcaAAGTAGAagtttgtagcaaaattaggcctattcggacAAAATTAGGCCTAATCAGGCGGAGGTTTGCCCTAAGACAAacatttacccaaaattaggccgtAAGGCAAACATCTGTCTTAAGGCCTAACCTTTCGTGCAAAGTTAGGTCTATTCGgacaaagttaggcctattcaggcagaggtttgccttaaggcaaatttGCTCGACTAGGCCTTATTTTGCTACAAGCTTCtgccttgtaatttttttaaatatttgactgagcggggattcgaacccggaattcattaatttttaggcgaaggacaaaaattaaagatttcatatttgagggcaaaaaattaaagaccaatgcctttgaagATGCACAAATAAAATGATTTTAACTCAAGCGAGCTTTGAGGCCCAACTGGTGAAAAAGGAAGCCCAAAAAAAAGCTTTTAGGTCCAGCTATCGATGCGATGGCCCAATAATTTGCAGAAATAGTACTACTATATTTCAACACAGTAGAGTTCAAATTTCAGCTCAGTATTCTTGACTTCAAATTTATAAGAGTGAGATTTCAGGATAATATCCTAAAACTCAAATTTATATAGGTGAAACTCCATGACATTGACTTGGACTTTGAAAAGGACATATTTcaaaattcataattttttctaaaatttgaaTTGATAAATGTATTAATTTCACAATCTTTTATGTAGTTTGAACAACATATTTGAAATTTCAATATACTGTTCTGGAGCTTCACTTATAGAAGTTTTGAATTCTAACGCACGATATTAAATTTCCATGCTATGACTATGGTATATTTTTATTCACAGCCTCTTTACCCCACAAAGATAGAGATAAGGTTCACGTATATCCAACTCTCCTCATACCCCACATGTGgaattacattgggtatgttgttgttgttgttttcacACTAAGAATAGTTAAAAGTGAATAGTTTTGATTTAGTGGCTAAATGTTGACTAATCGTATGAAACTCAAGGGCGAAGCTAGGTTGAGCCAAcggggttcatccgaacccgcTTCGgtgaaaattacattgtatatacaaggttaaaattaatttttatgtgTAAGTAggagatgttgaaccccctttggctttttctcatgtttacttgtttatattttggaatttttacTTGGTGTACCTTCTTCTaagaggtaattattgataataactaccttttaatttatttatatttagtagctacagtgattttgtaaattaccaTTCGTAGCTACACCAAAATACATAAAGTTGGAGTGGCTAAAGTGGTTCTTGGGCGAGGCTTTCACCCTGCTCGCCCAGGTTCCAACCTGGCCAACaacatttcttttcttacatattttcctaGCTTCTGTCTTGTATCTGAATTTATTTGTCTTTATATACATTCAGATACATATGGGATAAAAGACATatgagccaaatacatatgacatACATTCGAATAAAGTTCAAATACACGTTATATCAGATACACGTGACatcaaatacatatgagatacaatatgagccaaatacatatgatgaaaatacactcaaaatacaaggagaagaagctagaaaaaatatgtaagaaatgTAATGTTGTTTGATGGGTTCGAACTTGGGTAGGAAAGGGGAGAGTCTCGCCCAAATATACACGAATACACAAAATCCATGCAAAATACACAACTTTTGCTTAAAAGTAAGCTACGAAAAAGCAagctacgaattgtaatttaaaaaattatagctACTAATGGTAAGATCCTCATAGAAAGTAGTTATAACTGAAAGTTTGCTACCCCTTAGTAAAAGTCTTGGTTTAGCCGCGATATGAAAGTAACTATTTGTACATCTTTCCTATATTAACTCAAGCAAGCTTTTAGGCCCAACttgtgaaaaagaagaaaaagaaagaggaaatgcTTTTAGGTCCAACTTTGCAATAGCCCAATAACTTGCAGAAATACTGTTTCCTGGCCGGCTATCAAGAGTCACAAGTTAAAAACACGCGCACACAGACACAACACCACAATAATCAAACGACGCGTGTAATCACGCTCCACATGTCCCCTTACTTGTATTTTCCCTTTCCATCTTCTCAACAATTTCCCTCTGATCCATCACctaaattttcttcaattccCCTTCCAAAATTGTAGAAAATTCATGGGTTTAATGCTTAACCAATCCGAAGAATCACCAATGTCAATTTACAAAAGTTCAGGGGGTTATTTAGAAATCCGTTTGTTCTACGTACGCATAACGTCGTGTGCAGTTAACGCCGTTCCTGACCACCTCATACTCCGTCATCTCCGCCGTGAAATTGGCGTTACATTAGAGATTAACGGGTCTCGAATTCCACCATCCGATACCGTTACCGTTACGTTACGCCGTGACAGGGTTGATAAAGGATCATCAGAGGTAACGTATGTTAGTACTGATAATGTTAGGGTTTCAGGTCCTGTTGAATTTGAGGTTTACGAAGAGGAGAAAGAGGGATTAAAGGAGTTGTTAATACTTTGTGGTAATTGGGATAATAATGGCTGTAATAATGGGACGGGGtggagtatggattgttataaTGCGGCGTCGTTCGGGAGTATTGAGGTTTATGTAGCGGGTTGTTGTTCTGGTGTGCCTTTGATTTTGACAAAGACAATTCAGGTTAGCCCGAGAAGGAAATTGTTGTCTAGGCATGGTATGTTGGATGCCATTCCTGAGGATGATAATGGATTCATTCCACAACAAAAACTGCAGGTAATGCTTGTTTTCCTGCGTTTTCGTGCCATTGGTGTTGGTTAATTGGTTATGATGTTGTTATGCACTTACATAGTTGATATTTGAATGGTATACAGTTGTTTCTTTCCTTTCGTTGTTTGTACCAAAATTTAGTTAGTGTACCACAACCTTTAGTTTGAATGTGAGCAGTATTGTAGATCAACTGTATGTCCAAAGAGTCGATCTTTAAGCAAATGAACAACTTGTTTTTTCATTCTTAGTTTTGAATAAGGTTCTTCTAGGCAACTAAGGGTGAAGCAGTGATGAAATTGGAACAAAGACTTGAGAGATCAGGGTTCTAATTATAGCATAGGCATATAAGCTGTAGGTGTCTAAGCCTTGCTAGACGGATTTATATGTACCTGTAGTGGTGGGAGGACACTAGTATCCAGCTTGTTCCGGTGGAATAGTTGAGGTGCGCCAGACACAAgctttatcaaaataaataagagcctgtttggatgggcttaaaataagcctTATAAGTTGGTTAATTggttataagccaaaaaaaaataagttggggtaggtataacttattttttttggtttataaataagagcctgtttggatgggcttaaaataaTCAACtgtaagccaaaaaaaataagttggggtatgAACAACTTGTTTTTTCATTCTTAGTTTATAAGGTTCTTCTAGGCAACTAAGGGTGAAGCAGTGATGAAATTGGAACAAAGACTTGAGAGATTTTATCGTTCTAATTATAGCATAGGCATATAAGCTGTAGGTGCCTTGCTAGATGGATTTATATGTACCTGTAAACACTAAATCCAGCCGAAATGAATAGTTTATAAGCAACATAAGCTTTATCCAAACGGACTCTAagtaaagaaataaaagataagGTTTCTttggaaagtttttttttttttttttttttttgtgggggtgggtggggggggggggggggggcaggtTCACACCCTTTCTTCTTGCCTAGAAGGTGCAGTGATGCTACTCTCCTTGCTTTGATTCCTTGGTGAATGAATCGACTAACCTAGACCCTGTCCTGTCCTGTCCTTGATAAAAGTTTGGATGACATACTTTCTTTTGCatggaaaaaagaaatgaagtagaTTCCCGTTGGGAATGAAATTATAAACTTCATCTTCATGCAGGCTACCTTGGTGTTAGCTTGCAGATGAGGCTGTGTAAGAGTTCATGGAGCATTAATTAGATAGCCCTCGATTATAAGTTGTCTATTCACATGTCTTATGACCAAAGCTGTTGCAGCAAGAGAAGGCACAAGAGAGGAAAAATTGGACAAATTGGAATCTTTCTTTTCATATTCCCATTCTTGTATGTTCCCATCTCCTTATCTTTTATCTTTTGACCTTCAAGAGGAGGCCACCTCGTGAGCTACTTGTGAACACCAATCTCAGGAGATGGAATGTTTTGTTAACCGGTATTTATATTTCCTTCGCCCATCCCCATCCCTTCCACCTCCATCCAGAGGGTGGCACAGTACCCATTGACATCACTGATAAGTCAACATGCCTATTTTCACCAGTTGCATCTTGCCTACCCAAAAGATATctaaagaagtattatatataATAGCTACTTTTCAACGGCTAATTTCGATTTAATTTCTTGAGAACCctatgagcctgtttggatgggcttaaaaaaagcagcttataagctgctttagataagctaagccaaacgggcccaattatttttttggacttattttaagcacaaaatggcttataagttggctagccaaacactcaaaaaagctgaaaacagcttagcagcttataagccaatccaaacgggctctatgtCTTCAAGTTTCATGTTTAAAAAAACATTACCTTTTTTGAGATGATTCATATAGCTACTTGGAATTGAGACGTTGATTTTGCTTTGTTTTCTGTGTCATCCACCGTATTGATGGAAGGTGGTCACAAATGTGAAGCTATACTCGACGACCGATAATTGAGTTTGCAATAGGATTTTAGTCATTCAGCGTGTTGCTTAATAGGAGGTAATGTTTCTTGATGACATTCAACATCACCTATTGCCAAATTTCCTGCAGCGGGTTTAAGCAATAGATCAACATATTGTTTTCACATTGAGAAGCTTTCCTTGGAGGCGAGAGGATTTGCTGAACATATAGAGATACACGTTTTATTTGAGAGATTAGTGTAAGCAATAGAATGAATGGGTGACATGTTGATGatcatattttttcaaaatttaacttTGAGAAGGTGACGTGTTGTTCCTTTTGATCTAAGAGGTGATACAAAGGCAATACTAAAAGTTGCATGTAAGAAGTGTCAGTCTTTGTAAGTTATTAAATTAAAGAATTTCAGTAACGATTAGACCGTCAGGTTCTTAATGATTGAAATGCTTTCACTTAAGCCTAGGGTCTATCGGGAACAGCCTTTCTACCTCTCAAGGTAGGGGTAAAGGTCAGCGTACAGACTACTCTCCCTAGGccccacttgtggaattatactgggtatgttgttgttgttatcttcAGTGTGGAAGACTTCAATGTTCTACCATAGATCACATGGCTATTTGGAGATGGtggttgaaaatttgaagagCTATTGTGAAGAACCAATTGATGATCGTTTTAGTGCGGAAAAATCGACTTCATCCCAAAATGAGAGAAGGGGGGGAGGGGTTTGCTtgaagattcaagattttgttgttaagtagattttttttttttttttttttttaatgacaaggAACCCGCAGCCACTGCTTTTTCGGTGGGTAAAACTCactcctgtgcaatagcccgcaaaccacacaggagagataacccgcactagacAAGCCCcatgcgacgagctcgacccagaaggaaAATCCCCTGCCtgagggggtttcgaacctgagacctccattatggaaGTCCCCTGCTCAACCAattgagccacccttgcggatAGAATGGTCGCCTTATCTCAGGAATTACTTGATTATTGCTCTTGCGTTTGTGAAGCTCAACTTAGATCTGTACTAGAGGTACATCAATTCACTTGCCCAGATTAAGTGTCTAGAGTCTGGCTGATACGGTATATGAACAAAACCAGCTTTGGTTTAGCATGCAACTAAAGAAGACAAACTTGAGCACTTCAAAGAACTAATAAGAAGTACCATTTGTTCCTATGCTGTTAGTCCTTGATGTTGACACCAGGTAAAAAGAAACGTAGTAGAGAATTTGAGGGAGTTGTGTCTCCATAACAAAAAGAGAATCCTATTCATTAGTACAAGAGTATTTTTTCTGTTTAGTGATTTTCGGGCTGAGGAGCATATTCCCCAGTGTACCAATGATGCTTGGCTTGATATACTGGGAGTATCGACTGTGTTGCTACCTTGGTGCTTTTTCAACTAATAATCTCTGAATTGTAAAAGAGCAAACAATGCGGGCAAGCTGTTACTAGAAGCTTCTGTTTGGAATGCTCTGAATCACGTAATTTATCACTTCAGCATGACGCAAGTGATGTCAGTATGTCACATGTAATAATATGACCTACTGTTAGTAGGTGAAATCATTTCCTGGCCGCAAAGGGTTTATCAGAGCAATAAATATTAGCTCTTCTACAGAAACTAAGAATATCATGTGTCATGTAAGGAGAAGTTTCTATTTCTTGAGGTCTTTCATAGAGTTGGtccaagtgttggttcattgaGCACGGAGATCTTTGTTTGCTTCTTTTCCTCTCTAGTGGTATCTTTATTTCTCTTAAATGTTGCTACATACTCTCTACTTGAGATGTGCATATGCAATTACCGGTTTCTTCTATTGTTTGAATTCCAAATTTTGCCCTTGTTATCCTCACCTCAAGCACTATGAGGACTCCATGGAGCAATGCTTCGGTGTGATTTTACTGGGAAGCAAGTTTGGGTctggtttggttttgatttttggAAGTGTTCGGGTTTGGGTTGATTTTAGACAAGGTGGTCTAGAGAAACAGATGAATAATTTGTGGTTGGggttgtgggggtggggggggggggggggttaagaCCCGCAAAAATCATTATTTGCCACTAAACTACTTTGTCTCTAGATAACCTGAGCTGGGTAATTAATTAGCTGTCCTATCTTCCGCCTGTTGTCTCTTTTAGCTTCCTACGAGTCCTCTCATAGGTTGCTTTCTTGGCAAAGCTTGCTTGGGAAGTGGGAACTACCTAGTGTAATGACCTCCTAGGAAATGAGGTTGAGGTATGAGTCGACCATATTGGTTATGTTCTTTATCCTTCATAGCCTAATCTTACATTTTAGTTTCCAATGGTTATTATTTTCCTGCCAAGTTATTCACAAAAATGTTAAGACTAAAACCTATAGTATTTGAGTAATCAGTTGGAGTTTCTACATCGTACTATGTTTGTTCTGCGTGTTCTTCACATATATGttcagactttttttttttttttcaaatggtaaAAGTTTTATTTATAGGAAGTACCAAGATGGTACAGGAAGAACAAAAACAAAGGAATGCAGATCAAAACAAAGATCCCACATCTACTGTCTTGCCCCTAGCAAATCCAAAAACTCTATATACTCATTTTGTGCTACCAATAAGACTACCCTTACACCATAATAAAAGATTCTGTAAACATTTGTtcttaattctagaaaaataatcTGTTTGTCCTTCAAAACAAGCTCTATTCCTCTCCAACCATAAGATCCAGAATATGCACAAAGGAATAGTATTCCAAATGACCAAATCTGCTTCAAGCTTTTCTGAATCCTCTGACCTTGCCAGCACTCAAGAAAGTCCGTTATGTTATTACTCAGaaatactcaaaaaaaaaagtcccaGCACTGTCTAGAAATTCTACAGTGCAAAAAAAGATTTTCAACTGATTCTTATTCCTCCTCACATAAATAGCACCTCTTAGCCAGGGATTTTCGTGCGTTAAACAGGCTCCCCAAGTTACAATCCAACCAAAGACAGCTACTTTCATAGGGGCTTTTGTCTTCCAAATAATCTTCCACTGCCATTGTGTTCCCAAAAACTTGTCTGCCTCATCAACAACTTGTAGCAATTGTTCACATAGAACTTTTTGTCCTTGCTGTTCTTCCAGATCAGAGAATCCCTTTTATTAGTATCAATATGCACTGTTTCTAATTGTTGCATCATCTGACAGAATCCTTCTATCTCCCAATCGTTCAAATTTCTTCGTGAATTAAAATGCCAACCTGAATTTGTATATAATTCAGGTATAGTACCTTCCTTGTTAATAGAACagttatataaatttggaaatCCGGTTCCCGAACTCTCATTGCCTATCCATGTATCAGTCCAGAACCTGAATCTCTCACCATTTCCCACTTCTGAACTGGTATGAGAAAAGAATTCATCCCATAACCTGATTATGTTCTTCCAGATCCACCCTTTTGTGTGAGAGTTAGCTAAACATGGACTCCGTCCCTCCTTTACTCCATAAGCAGCTTCAATTATCTGCTTCCAAAAAGCCTCATCTTCATAAGTATATTTCCACAGCCACTTAAAGAGCAAACTTTTGTTATGCATTTTCAAGTTTCTAATTCCCAGTCCTCCCCCTTTTTTATCCCTTACAACCTTCTCCCATTCGATTAGATGCATCTTGGAGTCTCTGTTTCATACTATGTCTGTTCTGCATATGTTATCTTTCAAACATCGAGATGAtcatgcttatttttatatttattttattcttctCATCTTTAACCCATTGAAAATACTGTCTATCCTACTTCATGCTATATGCATTATGAAGTTGCAATATGCATTATGAAGTTTTACCGCAATATCTCGTAAACTATGGCAGATAAACATATGCCAATCTTTTACTTTTGTACTATTCTGCCATCTCCAAATGAAACTCTATATTTGACCTTGTGTAATACTAGAAGAGGATTGAAAAGGTTATGGTTCACCACAAGTTAGTGTTTAACATGAAAGTGACCGTGCTTCCTCCTGCTGATATTATAGTAGCCTACAAACTTATCTAACTGCCAAACTCTACGAGTTCTTTCCCTTGCGACCAGTAAATGTGAGGtcttctcattttattttattttaaattgtgTGTGTTTTAGTTCATCTGTTGTTTTctcatctttttttcttcttccatgTGTGCATCAATTGTTACATACCGATCTATAATAGAGTAATTAGGAAGTTTGCTTAAATGCACTCTGTGTTTTGGCAGATCACAGACTCAGAGTTGGATGATTTTGAGTCAGAAGGAAAAGCTGGACATGGCTTTTACTCAGAAGACATGTATCTCGGTGAAGATGGTCAACTCTCCTGGTTCAACGCTGGAGTAAGGGTTGGAGTTGGGATAGGCCTTGGGATGTGTGTCGGTGTTGGAATTGGGGTGGGGTTACTGATGCGTTCTTATCAAGCAACCACTAGCAACTTGCGGAGGAGGTTCTTCTAGGCATATGAGACACTCAGTGCGAGTAAACTGTGGTCGTTATtaacttgatttgaaaatgaaaatcaagatcGTTAATCGTTGTTGCGATGTTCAGCATCCAACAGCAAGTAGGCAATAGAGGATCGCATAGTGGAGCCACTGAaagtatgacatgatataaatGTCAGGTGCGAGGCTGGACTGCCTCTGAATATCAGTTGTTGATATACTGAAGCTGCAAAAGACCCTCCATCTAAGACTTTAGCGGAGTGTTGAGTGAGATACTGATGTGGATGTAGTTGTATTTCAAACCGTTGGGAACAATGTGTTTATAGTTATAAGACGTGTTATGCTGGTGCGATAAGCGGTATTTAGATGTAAGTCTTTCATACATATCTTTTCCAGTGAGTTTTTAGGTAGTTAGCGCAGGGTGCTGCTGAAGAATCTTTTTTCGGTGTTACCTTTGCTGAGTTTACGCTGGTCCTTCAATTTTAGTCATAGCAACAAGCTGCCATTGTGTAATAACTGTCGTTTGTAAAGTTCTGACCAAAGTGGATACTGTACAAATTATAATGCAAGGAATAGTCTCTTCTGTAAATTCTTGGTTTTGGTTTAGATTTTGATTATTTCGAGCTTTGATGCCTCTACCCTGTTTGGTAACACTGGTAGTGGAGTAATGTATTAAAATCAGCGGGTGAAGTCGACAATGGACATACAATAAATAACTTATCATAGTAAGTCTTAATATGGTACCTTGAACAATAGAATAACAACTTACAATATCTAGCTTAATGTTTtgatagtgaaaaaaaaaattgagttgttCCAGCATTTGGTACTCGTTTATGTTTTACTCTAGTCCTTTTTTGTGCTGGAGAGCGTCAAAAACTTTTTAGTTTTCTATAAATTTTAGTCCAACGCATTTCTTAGCGTTGTTTGAAAGCTATATGTTTCTACTTTTACTAGATGGCACGGGCTCAATAATATATATGAAGTCACTGAGGTTAATGGAGGAGTTTAAACTATAGGAGCTAAAACAATGCTTCAAGATGCTATGGAAGGTATATAACTGAACAAAAACAGTAATGCAAATTTCTTCTTTCCCAGCTTACAAAAGCATGTTTAAAGAATTGTATCTCTATTCATTCATCACACTTAACTCTATGGCCAATCAAGTCAAGATAAAGTTGGGGAACACCACCACCTCTAGCAGACAAACAACAGCAGAAGATTCAATTTCCACGTTGAACTATTTAAGTAATTTGTTTTACATGAAGGAAGTAAAAGCTGAAGGAAGTCTAGGTTTACACGCAATGTCATTTTCAGACAAAAGAACACCAGCACATAGCTTCACTTCCAGTCTTGGCGTTTATGATTCTACAAAGGAAGTTCCTCATTCTAAAGTCCATGTGACTACTCCTCGAACAATATCCTCCAGGTTTAGTCCCGCAACAACAATTAAGTGAAGATACTGCAAAATGATGGTATCATTGGCATAAGAATTTAAACATTGTAAAGAAGCCATGGCATACACCTCCTTAACTTCAAAAATggttcatattcatcatttgaGAGGGCAGCTAAGGAaaccttcttttttgttcttcttcgCCATTGGTTTGCAGTCTGAAAACCTAAAATTAAACTTGATGGTGTACCTGTACCACAACTACACAGTACCAAGGCAAACACCAGCTGTGTCACAAAGCCCGCACAACAGCAAGAGACTGTCATCGGCCGTGCTGTAGCAGATGTTACCAGCACTTCCACGTACAGATCTCGCGGTCAAGTTGTTGCATTTCCAAGGTGATAATAAACCTGCATTTGCACTTCCATCAGCAATTTCCTAGTCTGGCTATCAGGTTTTCTAGCTAAAATGCATATCCAACTGAATAAAGACATAAAAAGCTACATCATACAAATATCATCCCAATTTGTAAATATGTGTTGCACATGTAAATCATGATAGTGCCAAAAGTATAAATTAAAGAAGACCTATTtgattcttcacttgtccaacaTGATTAACTTTTTATGGCGTTTCATATgtcaatatgaattaaattgacCACATTATTTTAGGATAGTCCAAAAGAGAAACTATGTGTTCAGTAGCTCTGTTCGCTGCTAAAACCAAGAACTGTCGTTCCGGACTTCCGGTCCTATGAGAAAATATTAAGAACTATTTAAAAGGACTATGCAATAgtaatttgaaacaaaaagcCATAGCTGCACAGATGTTTTGTTTTCCCTGAAGAGGAAGTTGATAGATTAGTTTTCTATAAATTGTTTCTGCCTTTCTATGTAGCTGGATTTCTATAAATGAGTAATCTAACAAAGATTGAATATAGGCTTTCAATGGAATACACATGGTagcttttaaaatataatgCAAATCAAGGTAAACATGACATGATTTAGCCATTAATGATTTATATTTGTAGGGAtgatcaaatcaaatcatagcctattttcATGACTGACGGGATCATTGTGACATTTTAGCTCCATATTAGTCTCGTGCTGGCTTCACAAAACGTACACACCCATTTCTTCTActaacacacacaaaaaaacaaaaaagaaccaCTATTTGTTCTAAATTatgaaaaagggggaaaaagttACTTAAAGAGAAGATAAGTAACCACATCCATGAACATGTCGCCTAATGCTAAACCATTCATCATCACAATAACTGAACCCCTGAAAGCCTCAATACGaacatttcaatttttcaacCAACTGTTAGAAATCTGGTTATAGCAATCCATGTTAAGTTACGCCTCTGCCACCACTTAAATTTGAATCTAAGTCcccaaagaaaaatcaaattaaataaaca encodes:
- the LOC132063873 gene encoding uncharacterized protein At1g01500 translates to MGLMLNQSEESPMSIYKSSGGYLEIRLFYVRITSCAVNAVPDHLILRHLRREIGVTLEINGSRIPPSDTVTVTLRRDRVDKGSSEVTYVSTDNVRVSGPVEFEVYEEEKEGLKELLILCGNWDNNGCNNGTGWSMDCYNAASFGSIEVYVAGCCSGVPLILTKTIQVSPRRKLLSRHGMLDAIPEDDNGFIPQQKLQITDSELDDFESEGKAGHGFYSEDMYLGEDGQLSWFNAGVRVGVGIGLGMCVGVGIGVGLLMRSYQATTSNLRRRFF